In Magnolia sinica isolate HGM2019 chromosome 12, MsV1, whole genome shotgun sequence, a single genomic region encodes these proteins:
- the LOC131221695 gene encoding (3S,6E)-nerolidol synthase 1-like: MAFSRGVFSSPHSPIAPITQPSHELRAKKLMIWNVSASHHPIITQDHDLDNFHVKRTEKLEEVRRVLHCLYDPLECMMMIDSLQCLSIDYHFQEEIEEILSHRYKNLGDQASNGRANKGLYNTTLSFRLLRQHGYYVSPDIFDDFRDRQGRFKPHLNKDVRGMLGLYEASRLGIVGEEILDEACDFTRKQLKASMTSMEPGLAVLAGHALEHPIHMSLPRFNTKNYLNNQLGSNGSTGFLHELAKLDFNSVQSLHQRELREFSKWWRDLGLAQELSFARDQPMKWYMWPLAILSNPHFSEYRIELTKPISLIYIIDDIFDVYGTLDELAFFTEAVVRWELSAIDRLPRYMQICFMALYNTTNEISFLVLKKHGWNPIHSLKKTWADLCKAFLVEAKWFASGQMPKADEYLRNGVISTGVHIVLVHAFFLLGHGITRESIERLDSIPGLISCPATILRLWDDLGSAKDENQEGKDGSYVECYMKEHGITSPTIVGEHVMQMISMEWKKLNKELLSSNLFSPSFKEASLNTARMVQIMYSYDQNQRLPALEGHINSLLKEKCPL; encoded by the exons atggCCTTCTCTCGTGGAGTTTTTTCATCTCCCCATTCGCCCATTGCTCCCATCACTCAACCCTCCCATGAGCTTAGAGCAAAGAAACTCATGATATGGAATGTCTCTGCCAGTCACCATCCGATCATCACCCAAGACCACGACCTG GACAACTTTCATGTCAAACGGACGGAGAAACTCGAGGAAGTCCGCCGTGTGCTCCATTGCCTATATGACCCATTAGAATGTATGATGATGATCGACAGCTTGCAATGCCTCAGCATTGATTACCACTTCcaggaagaaattgaagaaattcTAAGTCACCGGTATAAGAACCTTGGTGATCAAGCTAGTAATGGTCGTGCCAACAAAGGATTGTACAACACTACACTTAGCTTCCGCTTGTTGCGACAACATGGGTACTATGTATCACCAG ACATATTTGATGACTTTAGAGATCGCCAAGGGAGATTTAAGCCACATTTAAACAAAGATGTAAGGGGAATGTTGGGTTTATATGAAGCTTCACGCCTTGGAATAGTAGGAGAGGAGATACTCGATGAAGCCTGTGATTTCACTAGAAAACAACTCAAGGCTTCAATGACCTCCATGGAACCGGGCCTCGCAGTGCTGGCGGGCCACGCCTTAGAGCATCCCATCCACATGAGCTTGCCTAGGTTCAACACCAAAAACTACCTCAATAAtcaacttggatcaaatgggtCCACCGGATTCCTACATGAACTCGCgaagttggatttcaattccgTCCAATCATTGCACCAAAGGGAGCTTAGAGAGTTTTCTAA GTGGTGGAGAGACCTGGGCCTGGCACAAGAGCTAAGTTTTGCGAGGGACCAacccatgaaatggtacatgtggcCTTTGGCAATCCTCTCAAATCCTCATTTCTCGGAGTATAGGATCGAACTCACAAAACCCATCTCACTCATTTACATAATCGACGACATTTTCGATGTTTATGGGACACTTGATGAGCTTGCCTTCTTCACTGAAGCAGTCGTTAG GTGGGAATTATCAGCCATCGATCGGCTTCCAAGGTACATGCAGATATGCTTCATGGCGCTCTACAACACCACCAATGAGATCAGTTTTCTGGTACTCAAGAAACATGGTTGGAATCCCATACATTCATTGAAAAAAACG TGGGCAGACTTGTGCAAGGCATTCCTGGTGGAAGCAAAATGGTTCGCCTCAGGACAGATGCCGAAGGCCGACGAGTACTTAAGAAATGGGGTGATTAGCACGGGAGTACATATTGTGCTGGTCCACGCATTTTTTCTTTTGGGCCATGGAATCACAAGGGAGAGTATAGAACGTTTGGACAGTATTCCAGGGCTCATCTCCTGTCCAGCAACAATCCTACGGCTTTGGGACGATTTGGGAAGTGCCAAG gaTGAGAACCAAGAAGGAAAAGATGGCTCATATGTGGAATGCTACATGAAAGAGCATGGTATCACATCTCCAACCATTGTAGGAGAACATGTCATGCAAATGATTTCCATGGAATGGAAGAAGCTCAACAAGGAATTGCTCTCCTCAAACCTATTTTCTCCATCTTTCAAGGAAGCCTCACTCAACACTGCACGAATGGTGCAAATCATGTACAGCTATGACCAAAATCAACGGCTACCAGCTCTTGAAGGACATATCAATTCATTGCTTAAAGAAAAATGCCCTCTGTAA